A region from the Candidatus Peregrinibacteria bacterium genome encodes:
- the galU gene encoding UTP--glucose-1-phosphate uridylyltransferase GalU encodes MKKRIRKAIFPAAGFGTRFLPFTKAMPKEMLPIVDKPVIQYLVEEAVQSGIEEIIIITGRGKRAIEDHFDTSFELEHTLVENQKLNLLKEVRGIENLAKFVYVRQNRPLGDGHALLCARELINDDEPFAVLFGDDIIDSKIPAIKQLMEAYEKTKSMIIGVQEVHMSDISSYGVVDPAPNTDTNDMFLLRGMVEKPSPKSAPSNLGIIGKYICTPEIFGAIEKAEKSRDGELRLIDGFRYVIGSHKIYAKKISGTRYDTGGKIGFLKATIDFALKRDDLGPALRKHLREKYK; translated from the coding sequence ATGAAAAAGCGCATTCGAAAGGCAATTTTCCCAGCCGCAGGATTTGGCACGAGATTTCTCCCGTTCACCAAAGCAATGCCAAAGGAGATGCTTCCTATTGTCGACAAACCGGTTATTCAGTATCTCGTCGAAGAAGCCGTTCAGTCGGGAATTGAAGAAATTATTATCATTACTGGAAGAGGAAAACGTGCAATTGAGGATCATTTTGATACATCATTTGAACTTGAGCACACTCTCGTGGAAAATCAAAAATTGAACCTTCTCAAAGAAGTTCGAGGAATTGAAAATCTCGCAAAATTTGTATATGTGAGGCAAAATAGACCGCTTGGAGATGGTCATGCTCTTCTCTGCGCACGCGAGCTCATTAACGATGATGAACCATTTGCTGTTCTTTTTGGTGACGATATTATTGATTCCAAAATACCAGCCATAAAACAACTCATGGAAGCGTATGAAAAAACCAAAAGTATGATTATCGGAGTGCAAGAAGTGCACATGTCGGATATTTCGAGCTACGGTGTTGTCGATCCTGCGCCGAATACAGATACGAACGATATGTTTTTGCTTCGCGGAATGGTAGAAAAACCAAGTCCAAAGAGCGCTCCTTCAAACCTTGGAATTATTGGAAAATACATCTGCACCCCGGAAATATTTGGCGCTATTGAAAAGGCGGAAAAGAGCAGAGATGGAGAGCTTCGGTTAATTGATGGGTTCCGCTATGTAATTGGATCTCATAAAATTTACGCAAAAAAGATCTCGGGGACGAGGTATGATACTGGTGGAAAAATTGGATTTTTAAAGGCCACCATTGATTTTGCGTTGAAACGTGATGACCTTGGACCAGCGCTCAGAAAACATCTCAGGGAGAAGTATAAGTAG
- a CDS encoding LOG family protein produces the protein MKRKIQKNTWQTLAQELKKNHFRVAIFGSARIKKNDLCYEQVFELASEIGKHHFDIVTGGGPGLMEAANAGHEHGRGKNGAHSIGLTIDLPKENFPNKHLDVREHFAVFSKRLDTFMMLSGAVVIMPGGVGTSLEFFYSWQLSQVKHIPSLPIILYGEMWEHFMQWVADFPLKDGYISPEDLENIHQVRNEEEAMEIILKAYKACKEK, from the coding sequence ATGAAACGAAAAATTCAGAAAAATACTTGGCAAACATTGGCTCAGGAATTGAAAAAAAATCATTTTCGAGTAGCAATTTTTGGATCCGCGCGCATTAAAAAAAATGATCTCTGTTATGAACAAGTTTTTGAGCTCGCTTCAGAAATAGGAAAACATCATTTTGACATTGTTACTGGCGGAGGCCCAGGACTTATGGAAGCAGCGAACGCTGGACATGAGCATGGGCGAGGAAAAAATGGCGCTCATTCCATCGGACTTACCATAGACCTTCCAAAAGAAAACTTTCCGAATAAGCATCTCGATGTTCGAGAACATTTTGCAGTATTCTCAAAAAGGCTCGATACGTTTATGATGCTTTCCGGAGCAGTTGTTATTATGCCTGGTGGAGTAGGAACATCTTTGGAATTCTTTTATTCCTGGCAACTTTCCCAAGTAAAACATATCCCTTCTCTCCCGATCATTCTTTATGGAGAAATGTGGGAACACTTTATGCAGTGGGTGGCAGACTTCCCTCTCAAAGATGGCTATATATCTCCTGAAGATTTGGAAAATATTCACCAAGTGCGAAATGAGGAAGAAGCGATGGAGATTATTCTCAAAGCGTACAAAGCCTGCAAAGAAAAATGA